A genomic window from Lotus japonicus ecotype B-129 chromosome 1, LjGifu_v1.2 includes:
- the LOC130729353 gene encoding pentatricopeptide repeat-containing protein At5g48730, chloroplastic: MASLSTITTTRGTHFPPTTTTTRRTSSFRAQTLTRPESEPQPPSPSSVAGAEKLRTTPMAVTVDERTRRIAKEVEKLKKKEAKERKEMKNSKIASQKAVSVILRREATKAIIDKRRKKGPINSKKLLPRTVLEALHERVTALRWESALKVFELLREQLWYRPNSGVYIKLIVMLGKCKQPEKALELFQAMVDEGCVVDCESYTALLSAYSRSGLLERAFSLLEEMKSTPGCQPDVQTYSILIKSCLEVFAFDKVQGLLSDMAIHGIKPNTVTYNTLIDAYGKAKRFSEMESTLVEMLADRDCQPDVWTMNSTLRAFGNLGQIDTMERCYDKFQTAGIQPNVQTFNILLDSYGKGHDYKKMSAVMEYMQKYHYSWTIVTYNIVIDAFGKAGDLQQMEYLFRLMRSERIKPSCVTLCSLVRAYARAGKPEKIGGVLRFVENSDVLLDTVFFNCLVDAYGRLGCLAEMKGVLEIMEQRCCKPDVVTYRTMIKAYSFKGMHTHVKELKELLTTVKRPPFKRNKPDF; this comes from the exons ATGGCTTCActctccaccatcaccaccactcgCGGCACTCATTTCCctccaaccaccaccaccacccgtCGAACCTCTTCATTTCGGGCACAAACCTTAACCCGACCCGAATCCGAGCCACAacctccttctccttcctccGTTGCCGGCGCAGAGAAACTACGGACCACACCAATGGCGGTGACCGTTGATGAACGGACCCGAAGGATAGCGAAGGAAGTGgagaagctgaagaagaaggaagcgAAGGAgaggaaggagatgaagaaCAGCAAGATAGCGTCGCAGAAAGCAGTTTCAGTGATACTGCGGAGAGAGGCCACCAAGGCTATCATTGACAAGAGAAGGAAGAAGGGTCCAATCAATTCCAAGAAGCTTCTGCCTAGAACAGTGCTTGAAGCGCTTCATGAGAGGGTCACTGCTTTGCGTTGGGAATCTGCACTCAAg GTCTTTGAACTACTGCGTGAACAGCTCTGGTACAGACCTAACTCTGGTGTGTACATCAAGTTAATAGTCATGCTTGGAAAATGTAAGCAACCTGAGAAAGCTCTTGAACTCTTTCAAGCTATGGTTGATGAAGGTTGTGTTGTGGATTGTGAATCATACACTGCATTGTTATCTGCCTACAGCAGAAGTGGTCTCTTGGAGAGAGCTTTCTCTCTTCTTGAGGAAATGAAGAGTACACCTGGTTGTCAGCCAGATGTCCAGACTTACTCAATCCTCATAAAATCTTGTTTGGAGGTTTTCGCATTTGATAAAGTTCAGGGTCTTTTATCTGACATGGCCATTCATGGAATCAAACCCAACACAGTTACCTATAATACCCTTATTGATGCTTATGGGAAGGCAAAAAG GTTTTCCGAAATGGAATCTACTCTTGTGGAAATGCTAGCTGACCGAGATTGCCAACCGGATGTATGGACCATGAATTCAACACTCAGGGCCTTTGGCAACCTTGGGCAAATAGACACCATGGAGAGGTGTTATGACAAGTTTCAGACTGCTGGAATTCAACCTAATGTTCAGACTTTCAATATTCTCTTGGATTCCTATGGCAAGGGTCATGATTACAAGAAAATGAGCGCTGTGATGGAATACATGCAAAAGTACCATTATTCTTGGACAATTGTGACCTATAATATTGTGATTGATGCTTTTGGGAAGGCTGGGGATCTCCAACAGATGGAGTATTTGTTTAGACTAATGCGGTCAGAGAGAATAAAACCCAGTTGTGTTACACTGTGCTCTCTTGTGAGGGCTTATGCACGTGCAGGTAAACCTGAAAAAATTGGTGGTGTCCTGCGTTTTGTTGAGAACTCAGATGTATTACTGGACACCGTATTCTTTAATTGCTTAGTGGATGCTTATGGGAGGTTAGGGTGTCTTGCTGAGATGAAGGGAGTGCTTGAAATAATGGAACAAAGATGTTGTAAACCCGATGTTGTAACTTACAGAACCATGATTAAAGCTTATTCATTTAAGGGAATGCATACTCATGTTAAGGAGCTCAAAGAGCTCCTTACAACAGTAAAGAGGCCTCCTTTTAAAAGAAACAAGCCTGACTTTTGA
- the LOC130729354 gene encoding 1-aminocyclopropane-1-carboxylate oxidase homolog 1-like → MEVKNIHQLEEGTYDREAEVKAFDATKLGVKGLVESGVTKIPRIFNSGKLDITENAPTDSMLNVPIIDLKDIHNNPALRAAVIDQIRSACEEWGFFLVTNHGIPTTLLVDMIDGIRRFHEQVPEVRKQYYTRDLTSKTLYFSNASLYRDKYSNWRDTVGCLMAPKPPKPEELPHVFRDIIIEYFNQVKALGYKMLELLSEALGLNPSFLKDLECGEGLFMQGHYSPPCPEPELTLAASKHTDPDFFTIVLQDQQGGLQVLHADQWINVPAVHGTLVVNTGDLLQLITNDKFLSVYHRVLVSHGGPRVSIASFFVNPVQEEGAPKVYGPIKELLSEINPPVYRETTISEFLAHHFVKGLDGNSALKPFKLGKQEPISTP, encoded by the exons ATGGAGGTGAAAAACATACACCAGTTAGAAGAAGGAACTTATGACAGGGAAGCTGAAGTGAAAGCCTTTGATGCCACAAAACTTGGTGTGAAAGGTCTCGTAGAGTCTGGGGTCACAAAGATCCCACGGATTTTCAATTCAGGCAAGTTGGACATCACTGAAAATGCACCCACTGATTCCATGTTGAATGTTCCCATCATAGACCTCAAGGACATTCACAACAATCCAGCTCTGCGTGCAGCGGTAATTGATCAAATTCGAAGTGCTTGCGAGGAGTGGGGGTTTTTCCTGGTGACTAACCATGGAATTCCAACAACTCTCTTGGTTGATATGATTGATGGAATCCGTAGGTTTCATGAACAAGTTCCTGAGGTAAGGAAACAATATTACACTAGAGATTTAACAAGTAAAACTCTGTACTTTTCAAATGCTAGCCTGTACAGAGACAAATATTCCAACTGGAGAGATACTGTTGGATGTTTAATGGCTCCTAAGCCACCCAAACCTGAAGAACTGCCTCATGTATTTAG AGATATTATAATTGAATATTTCAATCAAGTAAAGGCATTGGGTTACAAAATGCTTGAGTTATTGTCAGAGGCTCTTGGCCTTAACCCGTCCTTTCTCAAAGATTTGGAATGTGGTGAAGGACTATTTATGCAGGGTCATTACAGTCCACCATGCCCTGAACCTGAGTTAACTTTGGCCGCTTCCAAGCACACTGATCCTGACTTCTTCACAATTGTTCTACAAGATCAACAGGGTGGTCTTCAAGTACTTCATGCTGATCAGTGGATTAATGTTCCTGCTGTCCATGGAACTCTTGTTGTGAACACGGGAGATCTACTACAG CTTATAACAAATGACAAATTTCTCAGTGTTTATCACCGGGTCTTAGTGAGTCATGGAGGGCCAAGAGTTTCAATAGCTAGCTTCTTTGTAAACCCAGTTCAAGAAGAAGGTGCACCAAAGGTTTATGGTCCTATTAAGGAATTGTTATCAGAAATAAACCCACCAGTCTATAGGGAAACCACTATATCAGAATTCTTGGCACATCATTTCGTGAAGGGACTTGATGGGAACTCTGCCTTGAAGCCTTTCAAGTTGGGAAAGCAGGAACCAATTTCCACTCCATAA